The Staphylothermus marinus F1 genome has a segment encoding these proteins:
- a CDS encoding Zn-ribbon domain-containing OB-fold protein — MQFSIPRFWRERASHYRLKAVKCRKCGRINYPPSSVCRYCGSKDLEEIYLDKEKAKLLTWTIIYTTPIGFEDKKPRIIGIVETVETHVKILAPITDVLPEELKEGILLEPVLRRINQDREAGLIHYGIAYRPVIKTIGGT, encoded by the coding sequence ATGCAGTTCTCAATACCTAGATTTTGGCGTGAAAGAGCGTCTCATTATAGATTAAAAGCTGTTAAATGTAGAAAATGTGGAAGAATAAATTATCCTCCATCAAGCGTATGCAGATATTGTGGCTCAAAGGATCTCGAGGAAATATATTTGGATAAAGAAAAAGCAAAACTTCTTACATGGACAATAATATATACCACACCTATAGGATTCGAGGATAAGAAACCAAGAATAATAGGAATAGTTGAAACAGTTGAAACACACGTCAAAATACTTGCACCAATAACTGATGTATTGCCCGAAGAACTTAAAGAGGGAATTTTATTAGAACCCGTTCTAAGAAGAATAAATCAGGACCGGGAAGCAGGTCTAATCCATTACGGTATAGCTTATAGACCGGTGATAAAAACAATTGGGGGAACGTAG
- a CDS encoding radical SAM protein: protein MEYNVVRKKISKKLIRIAYVYPSTYESMLSSIVTHLIYYMLNELYDEVYVERFYLKNLFGTEEDPRSIETNSPLKDFDLIITSIHYEPNISGLLRILYSSGLEVYRDKRRIPIIAGGPGVIANPHPYEDFIDAFIIGEAEDTLPKIIDDFITYRDNKSGFLEKISSYKYVYSPDYTDELVYKEWTKNLDKAYYPIKQIQNTEIEPVYGRGFLLEVSRGCRFWCRFCMESRLFKPYRRRSNNTLFNLINRGLLVNLLKRVIIYSLLFPGGKEDIKLLEYLVSNEIKGSLPSLRVEYVNDYFLELVKDLGQKNLTIAPESFNTFIQRIYGKYFDLNIVNESIDKIISKNFNLKLYIIFGVKNESLNDNRTNINALRKIAKKIREKNLKLTITLNPLVPKPKTVFQWFGMIDLEKAKNIVRYYRGELKGLIDTRPLYVNWAWIQGSIALANNNISKVLVEWSLSGGDLGSWRRALRNNSYSTSYLFNGYRYGEPLPWDDIVLDEYVEKTLESEYYALTRILNG, encoded by the coding sequence TTGGAATATAATGTTGTTAGAAAAAAGATTAGTAAAAAACTAATTAGGATAGCATATGTCTATCCCAGCACATATGAATCCATGCTTTCCAGTATAGTTACTCATCTAATTTATTACATGTTAAACGAATTATATGATGAAGTCTATGTCGAGAGATTTTATTTGAAAAACTTGTTTGGAACCGAGGAGGATCCTAGAAGTATTGAGACAAATAGTCCATTAAAAGATTTTGATCTAATAATAACAAGTATTCATTATGAACCAAACATTTCGGGATTACTACGGATACTATATTCTTCCGGATTAGAAGTTTACAGAGATAAGAGAAGAATTCCGATTATTGCCGGTGGACCTGGAGTAATTGCAAATCCTCATCCATATGAAGATTTTATTGACGCCTTCATTATAGGTGAAGCAGAGGATACATTACCTAAAATAATAGATGATTTCATAACCTATAGAGATAATAAAAGTGGTTTTCTAGAAAAGATATCATCGTATAAATATGTTTATTCTCCAGACTATACCGATGAACTAGTATATAAAGAATGGACTAAAAATCTTGACAAAGCCTACTATCCTATAAAACAAATACAAAATACTGAGATCGAACCAGTATATGGACGTGGATTTTTATTAGAGGTAAGTAGAGGGTGCAGGTTCTGGTGCAGATTCTGTATGGAATCAAGATTATTTAAACCATATAGGAGGAGAAGTAATAATACATTATTTAACCTAATAAATAGAGGTTTATTAGTTAATCTTCTAAAACGCGTTATTATTTATTCATTACTTTTCCCCGGAGGAAAAGAAGATATTAAATTATTAGAATATCTTGTTTCTAACGAGATTAAAGGTTCGCTACCTTCCCTAAGGGTTGAATATGTTAACGATTATTTCTTAGAACTAGTAAAGGATCTTGGGCAGAAAAACTTAACCATAGCTCCTGAATCATTCAACACATTTATTCAAAGAATTTATGGAAAATATTTTGATCTTAATATAGTTAATGAATCAATAGATAAAATAATAAGCAAGAATTTTAATTTAAAGCTTTACATCATTTTCGGAGTAAAAAATGAATCTTTAAATGATAATAGAACAAATATAAATGCTTTAAGGAAAATAGCGAAGAAGATCAGAGAGAAGAATTTGAAGCTAACTATTACGCTTAACCCATTAGTTCCTAAACCTAAAACAGTTTTTCAATGGTTTGGTATGATCGATCTTGAAAAAGCAAAAAATATAGTACGATATTATCGTGGAGAACTCAAAGGATTAATTGATACTAGACCATTATATGTGAATTGGGCATGGATACAAGGCAGTATTGCATTGGCTAATAATAATATTTCCAAGGTATTAGTTGAGTGGAGTCTGAGCGGAGGTGATCTCGGTAGTTGGAGAAGAGCTCTGAGAAATAATAGTTATAGTACATCGTATTTATTCAATGGTTATAGGTATGGTGAACCCCTACCCTGGGATGATATAGTTCTGGACGAATATGTTGAGAAAACTCTTGAAAGCGAATATTATGCATTGACAAGAATCTTAAATGGTTAG
- a CDS encoding PLP-dependent aminotransferase family protein yields MTAYDNFFSSIAKSIKASEIREILAIIRERKDVISLAGGIPDPKTFPREELAEIAKRMIIEYGDQALQYSETKGILEVREMLSHFLLESRGISIDAENIIVTTGSQQALDLVARTLLDPGDIVITENPSYLASLGAFKIRGAQLVGIKIDKHGMRTDLLEETVKKLVSEGKKIKFIYTIPVSQNPAGTTMPPDRKKHLIEIANKYNLLVVEDDPYSYFVYDETVDVSPIKAYDSEDRVLYMSTVSKILAPGLRIGWIASPEKLTRKLELVKQYMDLHSPTLNQFIVAEAIRSGLVTRHAHKLSPFYKRKRDAMIKAIKEYFPENVWYTEPVGGFFVFVYVNKEGFDTGRLLRKAIDKYKVAYVPGQSFHTDGSGANSMRLSFSYPPPEIIEEGIRRIAELIKNEN; encoded by the coding sequence TTGACTGCTTACGATAACTTCTTTAGTTCTATAGCTAAAAGTATTAAGGCATCAGAGATCAGAGAGATCCTGGCAATTATTAGGGAGAGAAAAGACGTAATAAGCTTAGCTGGCGGCATACCGGATCCTAAAACTTTTCCACGAGAAGAATTAGCAGAGATTGCTAAGAGAATGATTATAGAATACGGCGATCAAGCACTTCAGTACAGTGAGACCAAAGGGATATTGGAAGTAAGAGAAATGCTTTCACACTTCCTCTTAGAAAGCAGAGGTATTAGTATCGATGCTGAAAATATTATTGTTACAACAGGTAGCCAGCAGGCTCTAGATCTAGTTGCCAGAACACTTTTAGATCCGGGAGATATAGTAATCACTGAAAATCCATCATACCTTGCATCTCTGGGAGCTTTTAAGATTAGAGGTGCTCAGCTTGTAGGTATAAAAATAGATAAACACGGTATGAGGACTGATTTGTTGGAGGAAACAGTTAAAAAACTAGTTAGCGAAGGCAAGAAGATAAAATTCATATATACAATTCCTGTCTCACAGAATCCTGCTGGAACTACTATGCCACCTGATAGAAAGAAACACTTAATAGAAATAGCTAATAAATACAATTTACTTGTAGTAGAGGATGATCCGTATAGTTACTTCGTATATGACGAAACAGTAGATGTTTCACCTATTAAAGCATATGATAGCGAAGACAGGGTATTATATATGAGTACAGTAAGCAAGATACTTGCTCCAGGACTACGAATAGGCTGGATCGCTTCTCCCGAAAAATTAACGAGAAAATTAGAATTAGTCAAACAATACATGGATCTACATAGTCCTACACTAAACCAGTTTATAGTAGCTGAGGCTATTAGGTCAGGGCTGGTAACTAGGCATGCACACAAATTGTCTCCATTCTATAAGAGAAAACGTGATGCTATGATCAAGGCTATAAAGGAGTATTTCCCAGAAAACGTATGGTATACGGAGCCAGTCGGAGGATTCTTTGTATTTGTATATGTCAATAAAGAAGGATTCGATACAGGAAGACTGCTGAGAAAAGCTATAGATAAGTATAAAGTAGCATATGTTCCAGGGCAAAGCTTCCACACTGATGGAAGCGGTGCTAACAGTATGCGTTTAAGCTTTAGTTATCCGCCCCCTGAAATAATAGAAGAGGGAATTAGAAGAATAGCTGAGCTAATCAAGAATGAAAACTAA
- a CDS encoding helix-turn-helix domain-containing protein produces MTEKIEKINLPIHWLSKQARFKIIDLMLSTRSIRQLAEELGVSTTAIRKYIYRKTHPSDETVEKALEIMAPYEEEKLIKIIIDDLAEALKRLYESIDKSEYREYLLRKLKEVIKEIE; encoded by the coding sequence TTGACCGAGAAAATAGAGAAGATCAATCTCCCTATTCACTGGTTAAGCAAGCAAGCCAGGTTTAAAATAATTGATTTAATGTTATCTACTAGGAGCATTAGACAACTAGCTGAGGAATTGGGTGTATCAACAACAGCTATTAGAAAATACATTTACAGGAAAACACATCCAAGCGATGAAACAGTTGAAAAAGCATTAGAGATCATGGCTCCATATGAAGAGGAAAAGTTGATAAAAATAATTATTGATGATTTAGCAGAGGCCTTAAAAAGACTCTATGAAAGTATAGATAAGAGTGAATATCGAGAATATTTATTGAGAAAGCTAAAAGAGGTTATAAAAGAAATTGAGTAA
- a CDS encoding DUF2192 domain-containing protein, protein MSERDPYRKRIQILVNLLGEIIKKQNKLTRRDVADLLRKTYEKNKIKPLKGKATPPDLYDKELASLYVIGKYGLGIDNEYPELFDKIFYLEKGFEEAIDKILAGQYSEARAILKKTSSAAVIDSNTVARMLRTAFTRLLLGFLDEEAFAKILKKTLEAIPEEERTVRNYVRFYIAYKVAEGIYRGEIRNKIFKEAFKRAMALRLGFPRTIPSDEYVAIISKEVFNIPDKILSRILSINRKDKDNTSENQN, encoded by the coding sequence GTGAGCGAGAGGGATCCATATAGGAAAAGAATACAAATTCTTGTTAACTTATTAGGCGAGATAATTAAGAAACAAAACAAATTAACACGAAGAGATGTTGCTGATCTTCTAAGGAAAACTTATGAGAAAAACAAAATTAAACCATTAAAAGGCAAAGCTACACCACCAGATCTATATGATAAAGAACTAGCTAGCCTATATGTTATAGGTAAATATGGTTTAGGAATAGATAATGAATACCCTGAATTATTTGATAAAATCTTCTATTTAGAGAAGGGATTTGAGGAAGCCATAGATAAAATACTAGCTGGACAGTATAGTGAAGCAAGAGCAATATTGAAGAAAACCAGCTCCGCAGCAGTTATTGATAGTAATACAGTAGCACGAATGCTTAGAACTGCCTTTACAAGGCTCTTACTGGGCTTTTTAGATGAAGAAGCGTTTGCTAAAATATTGAAGAAAACACTTGAAGCTATACCCGAGGAGGAAAGGACTGTTAGGAACTATGTAAGATTCTATATAGCATATAAAGTCGCAGAGGGAATTTATAGGGGGGAAATAAGGAATAAAATATTCAAAGAAGCATTTAAAAGAGCAATGGCTTTAAGACTAGGCTTCCCAAGAACAATACCTAGCGATGAGTACGTAGCAATAATTTCTAAAGAAGTATTCAACATACCCGATAAGATTTTGTCAAGAATCTTATCGATAAATAGGAAAGATAAGGATAATACTAGTGAAAACCAGAATTAA